Genomic segment of Octadecabacter arcticus 238:
TTTTAAGACCCTTACCGCTTCGCGGGGTCTTAAAAATGAGAGGGAAGATTATAGTATACTCCCGCGCCTGAATTGACCTGAGGTTTTCCCCTCAAATCACTTTGTATTCCTTGAGCGATATGACGCGGAAGTTGTCGGTGACGGTGTCGCGGAACTCTGGCTATTTTTCTCGCAGGGTCTTGCGGAAGAAGTCGAAAATGGCCTCTGTGAATTGGTTGAACGTTGCATAGTGCCGATTGTGGGTGACCCATTTGTGCATAACACCCCAAAGACGCTCGATCGGGTTGAGGTGCGGGGCATATGCTGGCAAGAAATGCAACTTCACCCGACGTTCTGGGCTGTCCAGCCATGGCTGTAGTATCTTGGCATGATGATAGCGGGCATTGTCGACAAAGACGTGGATGGCCGTCTTGGTTTGGTTGTTGCGTTCCAACTTTTCCAGCATCTGTCGGGTTGTCTGGGCATTGATCTTCTCGCCTTCCACAAAGGTGAACTGGAAAGTCTCAAGGTCAAGCGCGCCCTGAATGTTGAGCCGCTTGCGCCCTGATGTCGCCTTCAGGGCCGTCTTTTGTCCCTTGGGGAACCAACCATGGGCGGGGCGGCTCTGGTGTTCGGGGTGGACAGCGTCCGAAAAGACAACCATCTCATCTGCGGCCAACCCGTTCATCAGGGCCTCATATTTGGCAATAAACGCAGCCTGCTTGGCTTCATCGGCCTGTGCAGGCAGCAATTGTGGTTTCTTATACGCGAACCCCAGGCGGCGCATCAGCTTGGCGGCTCCCGACGTGCTGTAGTTTTGGTCGCACTCGGCTAGAACATAGGCACAGACCTCATCGGCATTGCGGGCAGGCTGCGCGGTGAAATGGGCTCTCACCGCCTGCTCTTGCACGACGGACAAATGACCCTGACGCTGGCTGTAGTCCTTCAGACCGAAAAACGATAGTCCCACACCGGCAAAGGCAAATCGCCACTCCGTCAAAACTGTCGGGCCAATATCCAAAATCCGGCAAACCGTTCCGGCGTCTTCTCCTGCGTCCAAAAGAAGAAACGCGCGCCCGTTTCCAAACAAGGGCGTCAACTTTGCGGCGGCGGCAAAGCGCTTCAAGTGCTATGCGCTGCTCGTCGGATAAGGAGACTGTTTTGTATTGCTTGCTCATAAACTCAAAATACAGACTGAACCGCCTTTGGCCATGCGACGAAGTGAATCGCAGGCCCAAAATCGTCAGGTCAATTCAGGCGCAGGAGTATACATTACGCTAAAGCGGACCGGCTGGAAGCCGGTGGCTTTAATCCCGTTTGTGGAAAGTGAACGCCGTTCCGCGACGGGGATGCCGCCATATCTCTGGATCTCTCGAAAGGCGCTCTAGGCGCCGATCGCCAGTTTTCCGTCTCGTGCTGGGCCCTCGGTTCGGGATCGCGCAGTACGTAGCCGCGGCCCCAGACGGTTTCGATGTGATTGCCCCCCCCGTCGCCTCCGTCAGTTTCTTACGCAGCTTGCAGATGAACACATCGATAATCTTCAACTCAGGTTCATCCATGCCACCATACAGATGGTTTAGGAACATCTCTTTCGTCAGTGTCGTCCCCTTACGCAGGCTCAACAGTTCGAGCATTTGGTACTCCTTACCCGTCAAGTGCACAGGGCTACTATCAACCTCGACAGTTTTCGCGTCCAAATTCACCGCGATCACACCGGTTTTGATGATAGACTGGGCGTGGCCTTTTGAACGCCGGATGATTGCATGAATGCGCGCCACCAGCTCTTCGCGATGGAACGGTTTGGTCATATAGTCATCCGCGCCAAACCCGAACCCCTTAAGCTTACTTTCAGTTCCGTCTTCGCCAGACAGAATCAGGATAGGAGTTTCGATCCGACTGAGTCTGAGTTGGCGAAGCACCTCATGGCCGTTCATGTCCGGCAGATTAATGTCCAAAAGGATCAGGTCGTAATCAAACAGCTTGGCAAGATCGATCCCTTCTTCACCAAGGTCAGTTGAATAGACGTTCAGGTTCGCATGGCTCAACATCAGTTCGATGCTCTTCGCCGTCGATGGGTCATCTTCTACCAGCAATACTCGCACTACACTTCTCCGCTTATTCGATGTCTATAATGACCCTACGGTAACAATGGTTAACCACACGTTAATGGACATATAGAGGTTTTCAACTCTCCTTAAGGTTGTCGATACTTTTGCAATACCGTAGCTTTGAGCGCCACTTCGCCGTGGTCGCGCACGGCCACTTCCCATTCAGACAGCTCTTCGTCGGACAACCCGTAAGTGTCTTTGGCTTCGTCACGTGACACCAACCCATAAGCAACGGCGCGCACGACACAGGCTTTGCGCGATGCAACCCATCGCCGCGTTTCGCGCGGAGGCAGGTCTGCCCGTGTCATAGTGGA
This window contains:
- a CDS encoding DUF1153 domain-containing protein, with the translated sequence MYLKKIDGPRSVKLPDGSTMTRADLPPRETRRWVASRKACVVRAVAYGLVSRDEAKDTYGLSDEELSEWEVAVRDHGEVALKATVLQKYRQP